The following are encoded together in the Nocardioides sp. Arc9.136 genome:
- a CDS encoding PIG-L family deacetylase translates to MTTHTATPVDDAGRLLHAEDPAAHLALALARLEDALDRVGRAPADLAALTVRTTDPVAASGVLDVLAERLEATGATPCVAVRAVPGLDLPGMLVALDASTRPRLLVVVAHPDDEAFGCGSVLAHASAHDVRTTVVCATRGELGDPAPGSGLTRADLPAARERELRDACTLLGVERVEVLDYADSGVDGSPAPGSLAAADPAGLRDRVAAFYDDVRPDVVVTLDASDGHRDHATVRDAVLAALDTAAHRPGATYLSCLARSLMADFAGVDPGTTRLGTPDADITTYVDVEDLLDQRWQAIRTHASQVPPFDAMDKALQHGFLAVDRLLRVDPPWAGRPPETTWIPRTTTDGTTHEGTSMTLSTPLHTDPTVILRARLGASGCELHLPGDPGYDAARTPWNLAAQQRPAAVAVPRSVPEVQAVVTAAAAAGLRVAPQSTGHGAAALAETSLGDTVVLRLSELTGVVVDPATRTARIVGGTLWQDVAVAAAEHGLAALHGSAPDVAVAGYALGGGLSFYGRQHGLAASSITAVEVVTADGSLLRASAEEHAELFWAVRGAGGNLGVVVAIELSLLELTDVYAGMLLWDRERAPEVVRAWAAWTRTVPESVTTSLRVMSFPPLPELPPFLSGRDLVVVDGAVLEDDERAAELLAPLQALAPEMDTFGRIPAPALLSVHMDPPGPSPAVSDHAVLDALPEAAVEELLRVVGPGTRTGLTFAELRHLGGALSRPAPGGGVLASLPGAYALFCVAIAPTPALAEAGSAAAASVVAALAPWSSDRCVLNFADRRVADASAAFEPGVRERVCGIRASVDPAGVFRANHEL, encoded by the coding sequence ATGACCACGCACACCGCCACCCCGGTCGACGACGCGGGCCGGCTGCTCCACGCGGAGGACCCGGCAGCGCATCTCGCGCTGGCGCTCGCCCGGCTCGAGGACGCCCTCGACCGGGTGGGCCGCGCCCCGGCCGACCTCGCCGCGCTGACCGTCCGCACCACCGACCCCGTCGCTGCCTCAGGAGTCCTCGACGTCCTCGCCGAGCGGCTCGAGGCCACCGGCGCGACGCCGTGCGTCGCCGTGCGGGCCGTGCCCGGCCTGGACCTGCCTGGGATGCTGGTCGCGCTCGACGCCTCGACCCGCCCGCGGCTGCTGGTTGTGGTCGCCCACCCTGACGACGAGGCGTTCGGCTGCGGCTCGGTCCTGGCCCACGCCAGCGCGCACGACGTCCGCACGACCGTCGTCTGCGCCACCCGCGGGGAGCTCGGCGATCCGGCTCCGGGCAGCGGGCTCACCCGGGCGGACCTGCCGGCGGCCCGCGAGCGGGAGCTCCGCGACGCCTGCACCCTCCTGGGCGTCGAGCGGGTCGAGGTCCTCGACTACGCCGACTCGGGCGTCGACGGCTCGCCCGCGCCGGGCTCGCTCGCCGCTGCGGACCCGGCCGGGCTCCGCGACCGGGTCGCCGCGTTCTACGACGACGTGCGACCCGACGTGGTCGTCACGCTCGACGCGAGCGACGGGCACCGCGACCACGCGACCGTCCGGGACGCGGTCCTCGCGGCCCTCGACACGGCCGCGCACCGGCCCGGCGCGACGTACCTCTCCTGCCTGGCGCGCTCGCTCATGGCCGACTTCGCCGGCGTCGACCCGGGCACGACACGCCTCGGAACGCCCGACGCCGACATCACGACGTACGTCGACGTGGAGGACCTGCTCGACCAGCGGTGGCAGGCGATCCGCACCCACGCCTCGCAGGTCCCGCCGTTCGACGCGATGGACAAGGCGCTGCAGCACGGGTTCCTCGCCGTCGACCGCCTGCTGCGCGTCGATCCGCCGTGGGCCGGCCGCCCGCCCGAGACCACCTGGATCCCCAGGACCACCACCGATGGAACCACTCACGAAGGAACGAGCATGACCCTCTCCACTCCGCTCCACACCGACCCCACCGTGATCCTGCGGGCCCGCCTCGGAGCGTCCGGCTGCGAGCTGCACCTGCCCGGCGACCCCGGGTACGACGCCGCGCGGACGCCCTGGAACCTCGCCGCGCAGCAGCGGCCCGCCGCGGTCGCCGTGCCGCGCTCGGTGCCGGAGGTGCAGGCCGTCGTCACCGCGGCCGCCGCCGCCGGCCTCCGCGTCGCGCCGCAGAGCACCGGCCACGGGGCCGCGGCGCTCGCGGAGACCTCGCTCGGCGACACGGTCGTCCTGCGGCTCTCCGAGCTGACCGGCGTGGTCGTCGACCCCGCCACCCGCACCGCCCGGATCGTCGGCGGCACCCTGTGGCAGGACGTCGCGGTCGCCGCGGCCGAGCACGGGCTGGCCGCGCTCCACGGCAGCGCGCCCGACGTCGCGGTCGCGGGGTACGCCCTCGGCGGCGGGCTGTCGTTCTACGGCCGGCAGCACGGGCTGGCCGCGAGCAGCATCACCGCCGTCGAGGTGGTGACCGCCGACGGCTCGCTGCTGCGCGCCAGCGCCGAGGAGCACGCGGAGCTGTTCTGGGCGGTGCGCGGCGCGGGCGGCAACCTCGGTGTCGTCGTCGCCATCGAGCTCTCGCTGCTCGAGCTGACCGACGTGTACGCCGGCATGCTGCTGTGGGACCGCGAGCGCGCGCCCGAGGTGGTCCGGGCGTGGGCCGCCTGGACCCGCACGGTGCCGGAGTCGGTGACGACCTCCCTGCGCGTGATGAGCTTCCCGCCGCTGCCCGAGCTGCCCCCGTTCCTCTCCGGGCGCGACCTGGTCGTGGTCGACGGCGCCGTGCTGGAGGACGACGAGCGCGCCGCCGAGCTGCTCGCACCCCTGCAGGCGCTCGCCCCGGAGATGGACACCTTCGGCCGGATCCCCGCGCCGGCGCTGCTCAGCGTGCACATGGACCCGCCCGGGCCCTCGCCGGCGGTCTCGGACCACGCCGTGCTCGACGCGCTGCCGGAGGCCGCCGTCGAGGAGCTGCTGCGGGTGGTCGGGCCGGGGACGCGGACCGGGCTGACCTTCGCCGAGCTCCGGCACCTCGGCGGCGCGCTCAGCCGGCCCGCTCCGGGCGGCGGGGTCCTGGCTTCCCTGCCGGGTGCGTACGCGCTGTTCTGCGTGGCGA
- a CDS encoding LuxR C-terminal-related transcriptional regulator: MPRGLTAERVRQDVDVVSRAGLDLETFLEEAVESLVRAVPWVSACLATHDPGTHLLTSARKYGALRSMNSRDHEFGLIEYGTVEPTAFTELAATRTAAAGVHQVTGGEVERSGRMSTFMVPNFGFTDEARVVFRDGAEVWGGMALFRGDGDRPFDESEVQFLAGVSSAFARGVRTGLLTRMADAPAPSVAAPSGPAVLIVGTDDAIAQMSVGAEERIADLIATSPAAGDPLSPVAALVGAARRYARGETTTPPRCRVRAASGMWLVLNAAPLTSFGDRGGDVVVTIEEARPPEIVALVVAAFGLTQRERDVTQLVLQGVDTKEIAATLHVSTYTVQDHLKSVFDKADVRSRRELIARIYFDQYVPRMGSELGPSGWFSS; encoded by the coding sequence ATGCCCCGAGGTCTGACCGCCGAGCGCGTACGTCAGGACGTCGACGTCGTGTCGCGCGCCGGGCTGGACCTCGAGACGTTCCTGGAGGAGGCCGTCGAGTCCCTCGTGCGCGCCGTGCCCTGGGTGAGCGCCTGCCTGGCGACCCACGACCCGGGCACCCACCTGTTGACGAGCGCGCGGAAGTACGGCGCCCTGCGGTCGATGAACTCCCGCGACCACGAGTTCGGTCTCATCGAGTACGGCACGGTCGAGCCGACCGCCTTCACCGAGCTCGCGGCCACCCGGACGGCGGCGGCCGGCGTGCACCAGGTGACCGGCGGTGAGGTGGAGCGCTCGGGGCGCATGAGCACCTTCATGGTGCCGAACTTCGGCTTCACCGACGAGGCGCGGGTCGTCTTCCGCGACGGAGCCGAGGTGTGGGGCGGGATGGCGCTGTTCCGCGGCGACGGCGACCGGCCCTTCGACGAGTCGGAGGTCCAGTTCCTGGCCGGCGTCTCGTCGGCGTTCGCGCGCGGTGTGCGGACCGGCCTGCTCACGCGGATGGCCGACGCCCCGGCGCCGTCCGTGGCCGCCCCGTCCGGGCCCGCCGTGCTCATCGTCGGCACCGACGACGCGATCGCGCAGATGAGCGTCGGGGCCGAGGAGCGGATCGCCGACCTGATCGCGACGTCACCGGCCGCGGGCGATCCGCTCAGCCCGGTCGCCGCGCTCGTCGGAGCCGCCCGGCGCTACGCCCGCGGGGAGACGACCACGCCGCCGCGCTGCCGGGTCCGCGCGGCGAGCGGGATGTGGCTGGTGCTGAACGCCGCCCCGCTGACCTCCTTCGGCGACCGGGGCGGCGACGTCGTCGTCACGATCGAGGAGGCCCGGCCCCCGGAGATCGTCGCGCTCGTGGTCGCGGCGTTCGGCCTGACCCAGCGCGAGCGGGACGTGACCCAGCTGGTGCTCCAGGGGGTCGACACCAAGGAGATCGCCGCGACGCTGCACGTGTCGACGTACACCGTCCAGGACCACCTGAAGTCGGTCTTCGACAAGGCCGACGTGCGGTCCCGCCGCGAGCTCATCGCCCGGATCTACTTCGACCAGTACGTCCCGCGAATGGGCTCAGAGCTCGGTCCCTCCGGGTGGTTCAGCAGCTGA
- the msrB gene encoding peptide-methionine (R)-S-oxide reductase MsrB: protein MGYQVEKSDEQWREELSPEEYAVLRQAGTERAFTGEYTDTETTGVYRCKACQAALFESDTKFHSGCGWPSFYQPLTDTIEYIEDTSHGMKRVEVRCASCGSHLGHVFPDGYGTPTGDRYCINSISLTLEPAQQAAERG from the coding sequence ATGGGTTACCAGGTCGAGAAGTCCGACGAGCAGTGGCGCGAGGAGCTCTCCCCCGAGGAGTACGCCGTGCTGCGCCAGGCGGGCACCGAGCGCGCGTTCACCGGTGAGTACACCGACACCGAGACCACCGGCGTCTACCGCTGCAAGGCCTGCCAGGCCGCGCTGTTCGAGTCTGACACCAAGTTCCACTCCGGCTGCGGCTGGCCGTCGTTCTACCAGCCGCTCACCGACACCATCGAGTACATCGAGGACACCTCCCACGGCATGAAGCGGGTCGAGGTCCGCTGCGCGAGCTGCGGCTCCCACCTGGGCCACGTCTTCCCCGACGGGTACGGCACGCCCACCGGCGACCGGTACTGCATCAACTCGATCAGCCTCACCCTCGAGCCTGCGCAGCAGGCTGCCGAGCGGGGCTGA
- a CDS encoding ferredoxin reductase — protein sequence MAGTIPWERVRKAGHTLTTPLDPDDYLRFINPLWTARELRGRVEEVVPETDDAATLVIRPGWGWRYRHRPGQYVGIGIQVDGKFQWRSYSVSSPPRRKGRTISITVRAMPEGKLSAHLVKGLEPGTILRLALPEGDFVLPDPPPPKMLFLVAGSGVTPVMSMLRTLDRRGTLGGGDGEDSGPDVVMHYSSPTPDRMIFRDELEALAEKHPGLTLHQLHTDVDGMLELEHPEKGLDGICPDWRERETWACGPGPMLDAITEHFEKEGLEEQLHLERFSLELGDQGGEGGTITFRNSGKSIEVDGATTVLEAGEQAGVGMPYGCRMGICHTCTLTLVEGTVRDLRNGDDFGQPNEPVQTCVTAAVGDCTLDI from the coding sequence ATGGCAGGCACCATCCCGTGGGAGCGGGTCCGCAAGGCGGGACACACGCTCACCACTCCGCTGGACCCCGACGACTACCTGCGGTTCATCAACCCGCTGTGGACCGCGCGCGAGCTGCGCGGGCGGGTGGAGGAGGTCGTCCCCGAGACCGACGACGCCGCGACCCTGGTGATCCGGCCCGGTTGGGGCTGGCGCTACCGGCACCGCCCCGGGCAGTACGTCGGCATCGGCATCCAGGTCGACGGCAAGTTCCAGTGGCGCTCCTACTCGGTCTCCTCACCGCCCCGGCGCAAGGGCCGCACCATCTCGATCACCGTGCGGGCGATGCCGGAGGGCAAGCTCTCCGCCCACCTGGTCAAGGGCCTCGAGCCGGGCACGATCCTGCGGCTGGCACTGCCCGAGGGCGACTTCGTGCTGCCCGACCCACCCCCGCCGAAGATGCTGTTCCTCGTGGCCGGCAGCGGCGTCACGCCGGTGATGTCGATGCTGCGCACGCTCGACCGCCGCGGCACCCTCGGTGGCGGCGACGGCGAGGACTCCGGGCCCGACGTCGTCATGCACTACTCCTCGCCGACCCCGGACCGGATGATCTTCCGCGACGAGCTCGAGGCGCTGGCCGAGAAGCACCCCGGCCTGACGCTGCACCAGCTGCACACCGACGTCGACGGGATGCTCGAGCTCGAGCACCCGGAGAAGGGCCTCGACGGCATCTGCCCCGACTGGCGCGAGCGCGAGACCTGGGCCTGCGGGCCGGGCCCGATGCTCGACGCGATCACCGAGCACTTCGAGAAGGAGGGGCTCGAGGAGCAGCTCCACCTCGAGCGGTTCTCCCTCGAGCTCGGCGACCAGGGCGGCGAGGGCGGCACGATCACCTTCCGCAACTCCGGGAAGTCCATCGAGGTCGACGGCGCCACCACGGTGCTCGAGGCCGGCGAGCAGGCCGGGGTGGGCATGCCGTACGGCTGCCGGATGGGCATCTGCCACACCTGCACGCTCACGCTGGTCGAGGGCACGGTGCGCGACCTGCGCAACGGCGACGACTTCGGCCAGCCCAACGAGCCCGTGCAGACCTGCGTCACCGCCGCCGTCGGCGACTGCACCCTCGACATCTGA
- a CDS encoding acyl-CoA desaturase: MAIADVKEYTHLSDEEVEQIGRELDAIRQEVEESRGAADAAYINRLIKIQRGLAAAGRVSMLAGTWGRRWAPRAEKPAIAVGAVCLGVAKILENMEIGHNVMHGQWDWMNDPEIHSSNWEWDTAQPAEQWKHSHNYIHHQFTNVLGHDNDIGYGILRMAREQRWHPYYLGQPVYNALLATLFQWGVALHDLDLERIRKGEKDPKEMKRQLAQILRKGRNQVLKDYVVYPALSGPRWKEVAVANATANLSRNLWSYVIIFCGHFPDGAMHFTEEELEDETRAEWYLRQVLGAANFKGGPLLHVMSGNLGFQIEHHLFPDLPSNRYAEISVKVRALCDKYDIPYTTGPLHRQYGQALRTIIKLSVPNSWTTSNDPAPPERSDTADEPSKDRRRKSDAERQPRRAELGAWTRSPRERSHD, translated from the coding sequence GTGGCCATCGCGGACGTCAAGGAGTACACCCACCTCTCCGATGAGGAGGTCGAGCAGATCGGGCGTGAGCTCGACGCGATCCGGCAGGAGGTCGAGGAGTCCCGCGGCGCCGCCGACGCGGCGTACATCAACCGGCTGATCAAGATCCAGCGTGGGCTCGCGGCCGCCGGCCGGGTCTCCATGCTCGCCGGGACGTGGGGGCGCCGGTGGGCGCCGCGCGCGGAGAAGCCGGCCATCGCCGTCGGCGCCGTGTGCCTCGGCGTGGCCAAGATCCTCGAGAACATGGAGATCGGCCACAACGTCATGCACGGCCAGTGGGACTGGATGAACGACCCCGAGATCCACTCCTCGAACTGGGAGTGGGACACCGCGCAGCCGGCCGAGCAGTGGAAGCACTCCCACAACTACATCCACCACCAGTTCACCAACGTCCTCGGCCACGACAACGACATCGGCTACGGCATCCTGCGGATGGCGCGCGAGCAGCGCTGGCACCCCTACTACCTGGGGCAGCCGGTCTACAACGCGCTGCTGGCCACGCTCTTCCAGTGGGGCGTCGCCCTCCACGACCTCGACCTCGAGCGGATCCGCAAGGGCGAGAAGGACCCCAAGGAGATGAAGCGCCAGCTGGCGCAGATCCTCCGCAAGGGACGCAACCAGGTGCTCAAGGACTACGTCGTCTACCCGGCGCTGTCCGGCCCGCGGTGGAAGGAGGTCGCGGTCGCCAACGCCACCGCCAACCTCAGCCGCAACCTGTGGTCCTACGTCATCATCTTCTGCGGCCACTTCCCCGACGGCGCGATGCACTTCACCGAGGAGGAGCTCGAGGACGAGACCCGCGCCGAGTGGTACCTGCGCCAGGTCCTGGGCGCGGCGAACTTCAAGGGCGGCCCGCTGCTGCACGTCATGAGCGGCAACCTCGGCTTCCAGATCGAGCACCACCTCTTCCCGGACCTGCCGAGCAACCGGTACGCCGAGATCTCGGTCAAGGTCCGCGCGCTGTGCGACAAGTACGACATCCCCTACACCACCGGCCCGCTGCACCGGCAGTACGGCCAGGCGCTGCGCACGATCATCAAGCTCTCGGTCCCCAACAGCTGGACCACCAGCAACGACCCGGCGCCGCCGGAGCGCTCCGACACCGCTGACGAGCCGTCCAAGGACCGCCGCCGCAAGTCCGACGCCGAGCGGCAGCCGCGCCGCGCCGAGCTCGGTGCCTGGACCCGCTCGCCCCGGGAGAGGAGCCACGACTGA
- a CDS encoding DNA polymerase domain-containing protein has product MAKAAAATVVAGDREVRVTSPDRVIYPATETTPEVTKLMVTQYVASVGEGLMRALRDRPTALERWPAGVHPGIKLATGRPGEKADAFYQKRVPKGAPDYLEAVEITFPSGRTAEEICPTEIAVPVWCAQMGTLTFHPWPVRRDPASDTWGDRPDELRIDLDPQPGTGFNDAVRVAGVAKELLEELGLRGFAKTSGNRGVHVYVRIEPRWEFTDLRHAAIGFGRELARRDEAVTVEWWKEERGARIFVDYNQNNRDRTIASAYSLRPLPGAPVSTPVGWEELATLTDPQVFNLFTVPDRLADGDPWADMDDTAYSLEPLLRLWEELPGGELNFPPDYPKMPGEPPRVQPSKKVASHWDDEGNRIG; this is encoded by the coding sequence ATGGCGAAGGCAGCGGCCGCGACGGTCGTCGCGGGGGACCGCGAGGTACGGGTGACCAGTCCGGACCGGGTGATCTACCCGGCGACGGAGACGACGCCCGAGGTCACCAAGCTGATGGTGACGCAGTACGTCGCGTCGGTCGGCGAGGGCCTGATGCGGGCGTTGCGCGACCGGCCGACCGCGCTGGAGCGCTGGCCCGCCGGCGTCCACCCCGGCATCAAGCTGGCGACGGGCCGGCCGGGGGAGAAGGCCGACGCGTTCTACCAGAAGCGGGTGCCCAAGGGGGCTCCGGACTACCTGGAGGCCGTCGAGATCACCTTCCCCTCCGGCCGCACCGCCGAGGAGATCTGCCCGACCGAGATCGCGGTGCCGGTGTGGTGCGCCCAGATGGGCACCCTGACCTTCCACCCGTGGCCGGTGCGCCGCGACCCGGCGTCGGACACCTGGGGCGACCGGCCCGACGAGCTGCGCATCGACCTCGACCCGCAGCCGGGCACCGGCTTCAACGACGCCGTCCGGGTGGCCGGCGTGGCCAAGGAGCTGCTCGAGGAGCTCGGCCTGCGCGGCTTCGCGAAGACCTCCGGCAACCGCGGGGTGCACGTCTACGTCCGCATCGAGCCGCGCTGGGAGTTCACCGACCTGCGCCACGCCGCCATCGGCTTCGGCCGCGAGCTGGCCCGTCGCGACGAGGCCGTGACCGTCGAGTGGTGGAAGGAGGAGCGGGGTGCGCGGATCTTCGTCGACTACAACCAGAACAACCGCGACCGCACCATCGCCTCGGCCTACTCCCTGCGCCCGCTGCCGGGCGCCCCGGTGTCCACCCCGGTGGGCTGGGAGGAGCTGGCGACGCTGACGGACCCCCAGGTCTTCAACCTCTTCACCGTCCCCGACCGGCTCGCCGACGGCGACCCCTGGGCCGACATGGACGACACGGCGTACTCCCTCGAGCCGCTGCTGCGGCTGTGGGAGGAGCTGCCCGGCGGGGAGCTGAACTTCCCCCCGGACTACCCGAAGATGCCCGGCGAGCCGCCGAGGGTGCAGCCCTCGAAGAAGGTCGCCTCGCACTGGGACGACGAGGGCAACCGGATCGGGTGA
- a CDS encoding DinB family protein has product MEITVDVTVAGERALLEGMLDRQRSAIAGLLDDLTEEEARERLVPSLTTPLGLVTHATFVERVWFHHRVAGVARAELGLPDTVEESFLLDDSATVASVRAAFLAACERSRAVAAEHGLDEQFAWHSGPVSLRFVHAHVVAELARHAGHGDILVEQLRTRRPADA; this is encoded by the coding sequence ATGGAGATCACCGTGGACGTCACCGTGGCGGGGGAGCGCGCGCTGCTCGAGGGGATGCTCGACCGGCAGCGGTCGGCGATCGCCGGACTGCTCGACGACCTCACCGAGGAGGAGGCGAGGGAGCGGCTGGTGCCCTCCCTGACCACCCCGCTCGGGCTGGTCACCCACGCGACGTTCGTCGAGCGGGTGTGGTTCCACCACCGGGTGGCCGGCGTCGCGCGCGCCGAGCTCGGGCTGCCCGACACTGTCGAGGAGAGCTTCCTGCTCGACGACTCCGCCACGGTCGCGTCGGTGCGCGCGGCGTTCCTGGCGGCGTGCGAGCGGTCCCGGGCGGTGGCCGCGGAGCACGGGCTCGACGAGCAGTTCGCCTGGCACTCCGGACCGGTGAGCCTGCGCTTCGTCCACGCCCACGTCGTCGCCGAGCTGGCCCGTCACGCCGGCCACGGCGACATCCTCGTCGAGCAGCTGCGGACCCGGCGGCCCGCGGACGCCTGA
- a CDS encoding sulfotransferase family protein, which yields MSERPHQTKPRLVVVTGSGRSGTSTVTGALARLGLHLPGPLAPADERNPKGFYETPWVIEANRVVLESVPVRGNDARPDAAALVEESASAESAELVARVRAWLLQHVAGHAQSVVKDPQIFWLHRAWRAAADEAGIDLSFVTMLRHPVEVARSRDTAYLVDKDAEHRRIREVSNVAAWCNAAYASERAFRGHPRAFVRYDDLLADWRRALAPLEGALGVDLGAGLRSEPGPGEPHPVDDFIDVSLNRSRAGWEETSVPPALRDVAERTWRAVNGLVDAPEDPAALAELDAAREAYAGLHADAVALAADHTEAAVAAARRAQRQELQQARSRNQRLRARVEELERAAPAPGPARRLAARAARVVRPRG from the coding sequence GTGAGCGAGCGACCCCACCAGACCAAGCCCCGGCTCGTCGTCGTCACCGGGTCCGGCCGCAGCGGCACCAGCACGGTCACGGGAGCGCTGGCGCGCCTGGGCCTGCACCTCCCCGGCCCGCTCGCCCCCGCCGACGAGCGGAACCCCAAGGGCTTCTACGAGACGCCCTGGGTGATCGAGGCCAACCGCGTCGTGCTGGAGTCGGTGCCGGTCCGCGGCAACGACGCGCGGCCCGACGCCGCCGCGCTCGTGGAGGAGAGCGCGAGCGCCGAGAGCGCCGAGCTGGTGGCCCGGGTGCGGGCGTGGCTGCTCCAGCACGTCGCCGGGCACGCCCAGTCGGTGGTCAAGGACCCGCAGATCTTCTGGCTGCACCGCGCCTGGCGCGCCGCCGCGGACGAGGCCGGGATCGACCTGTCGTTCGTGACGATGCTGCGGCACCCGGTCGAGGTCGCCCGCTCGCGCGACACCGCCTACCTCGTCGACAAGGACGCCGAGCACCGCCGCATCCGCGAGGTCAGCAACGTGGCCGCCTGGTGCAACGCCGCCTACGCCTCCGAGCGGGCCTTCCGCGGGCACCCGCGGGCGTTCGTCCGGTACGACGACCTGCTGGCCGACTGGCGTCGTGCGCTCGCGCCGCTGGAGGGGGCGCTGGGGGTCGACCTCGGCGCCGGCCTCCGCTCCGAGCCCGGGCCGGGGGAGCCGCACCCGGTCGACGACTTCATCGACGTCTCCCTCAACCGGTCGCGCGCCGGGTGGGAGGAGACGTCGGTCCCGCCGGCGCTGCGCGACGTCGCCGAGCGGACCTGGCGCGCGGTCAACGGGCTCGTGGACGCCCCGGAGGACCCTGCGGCGCTGGCCGAGCTGGACGCCGCCCGGGAGGCGTACGCCGGGCTGCACGCCGACGCCGTCGCGCTCGCCGCCGACCACACCGAGGCCGCCGTCGCCGCGGCACGTCGCGCGCAGCGCCAGGAGCTGCAGCAGGCGCGCTCCCGCAACCAGCGGCTGCGGGCGCGGGTGGAGGAGCTCGAGCGGGCCGCCCCGGCCCCCGGCCCCGCACGCCGGCTCGCCGCCCGGGCCGCGCGGGTGGTGCGCCCGCGCGGGTGA